In one window of Corynebacterium incognita DNA:
- a CDS encoding SpaH/EbpB family LPXTG-anchored major pilin, with translation MTSRIAPRALALTAAVSATLVAGSFGFDTTVPVATAQVSAQAIPADATGNINIHKFVNTTIGEQANGQEMPTAGMGVALDGVEYKVERVQADVTTNAGLEAASKLTPDTAQIDTGFAAQTQTTADGGLATFSNLPVGVYLVTEVSAPDGVVKAPPFLVFLPMTNPDGSGWNFDVHAYPKNTETKVDKKIDDTDKNVGDDITYTITSDIPALANETTELEKYIVQDDLDEAMLTTSPDKVTVNVGGTEYVQGTDYNVTVDATTQQVEVVFTPAGLSKLTAAKRADDTVRVETAISATVGAIGDGTGVVTNDAKTITNNGGGGGDTTTPSNEVITRWGKVNINKKDEGGTALAGAIFSVYECTADGQTVGDALTLQGQDSSDQYAGSQFTTAADGTVVIDGLHVTNYENGAALPEPKNYCLVEEQAPAGFAKLREPIPFQLQEGAADVTGTDAEGNIEYTADVVNYKDNTLPGTGGMGVTFILIAGAAVVGAGAYAAKRNSKQA, from the coding sequence ATGACTTCTCGTATTGCTCCTCGCGCCCTGGCTCTCACCGCGGCGGTCAGCGCCACCCTCGTTGCTGGTTCCTTCGGCTTCGATACCACCGTCCCTGTCGCCACCGCTCAGGTCTCCGCGCAGGCAATCCCAGCTGATGCCACCGGTAACATCAACATTCACAAGTTCGTCAACACGACAATCGGTGAGCAGGCAAACGGTCAGGAAATGCCGACCGCCGGTATGGGCGTCGCTCTCGACGGAGTGGAGTACAAGGTTGAGCGCGTGCAGGCTGACGTGACCACCAACGCTGGCCTGGAGGCCGCTTCCAAGCTGACCCCGGATACCGCGCAGATTGACACCGGCTTCGCCGCACAGACCCAGACCACTGCTGATGGCGGTCTGGCTACCTTCAGCAACCTGCCGGTTGGTGTTTACCTGGTCACTGAGGTCTCCGCCCCGGACGGCGTCGTGAAGGCTCCGCCGTTCCTGGTTTTCTTGCCAATGACCAACCCGGACGGCTCGGGCTGGAACTTCGACGTTCACGCGTACCCGAAGAACACCGAGACCAAGGTGGACAAGAAGATTGACGACACCGACAAGAACGTCGGTGATGACATCACCTACACCATCACCTCGGACATTCCGGCTCTCGCGAACGAGACGACCGAGCTCGAGAAGTACATCGTCCAGGATGACCTGGACGAGGCTATGCTGACCACGTCTCCGGATAAGGTGACTGTGAACGTGGGCGGCACCGAGTATGTCCAGGGCACCGACTACAACGTCACGGTCGACGCCACGACCCAGCAGGTTGAGGTTGTCTTCACCCCGGCCGGTCTGTCCAAGCTCACCGCTGCTAAGCGTGCAGATGACACCGTTCGCGTGGAGACCGCCATCTCCGCGACCGTCGGCGCCATCGGCGATGGCACCGGCGTGGTCACCAACGACGCGAAGACCATCACCAACAACGGCGGCGGCGGTGGTGACACCACCACTCCGTCTAACGAGGTCATCACCCGTTGGGGCAAGGTCAACATCAACAAGAAGGACGAGGGTGGCACGGCCCTTGCTGGCGCAATCTTTTCGGTCTACGAGTGCACCGCTGACGGCCAGACTGTCGGCGATGCCTTGACCCTGCAGGGCCAGGATTCTTCCGACCAGTACGCGGGGTCCCAGTTCACCACCGCTGCCGACGGCACCGTCGTCATCGATGGTCTGCACGTGACCAACTACGAGAACGGCGCCGCGCTGCCGGAGCCGAAGAATTACTGCCTCGTTGAGGAGCAGGCTCCTGCGGGCTTTGCCAAGCTGCGTGAGCCGATCCCATTCCAGCTGCAGGAGGGCGCCGCGGACGTCACCGGCACCGACGCCGAGGGCAACATCGAGTACACCGCTGACGTCGTGAACTACAAGGACAACACGCTGCCGGGCACCGGTGGCATGGGTGTGACCTTCATCCTCATTGCTGGTGCGGCTGTTGTGGGTGCAGGTGCTTACGCCGCTAAGCGCAACAGCAAGCAGGCTTAA
- a CDS encoding class C sortase: MNSTTTASRPAGASPAAGGQGRKKALLPVLLVVLGMLILLYPVVASQWNNVQQARVAKQYEQQLNHVAPEKRNEAIESARDYNKKHSGIPILDPWLNRLSKDNVDYQAYLKELSGQPAMSQVVIPAINSNLPVYHGTDHGTLQKGVGHLYGSALPVGGSGTHTVLTGHTGLTNATLWDNLNEVNEGDAVYLNTFGEPMKYEVDKIEVVLPEETDSLNPVEGKDLITLITCTPYGVNSHRLLVHGHRVPMDEADHKAFENTSGFVMQWWMWLVLAIVALILLSLLWWLRRNKRKNSQNNQGIEEGDHPDAL, from the coding sequence ATGAACAGCACCACCACAGCCAGCCGACCCGCCGGGGCCTCGCCCGCAGCGGGTGGTCAGGGGCGCAAGAAGGCGCTGCTGCCCGTGTTGTTGGTGGTGTTGGGCATGTTGATTCTGCTCTACCCAGTGGTGGCCAGCCAATGGAACAATGTGCAGCAGGCGCGCGTGGCCAAGCAGTACGAGCAGCAGCTCAACCACGTGGCACCCGAGAAGCGCAATGAAGCCATCGAGTCCGCGCGCGACTACAACAAAAAGCATTCGGGCATCCCGATCCTGGACCCGTGGCTTAACCGCCTGTCCAAGGACAACGTGGATTACCAGGCGTATCTCAAAGAACTCTCCGGGCAACCGGCAATGAGCCAGGTGGTTATCCCGGCGATCAACTCGAACCTGCCCGTCTACCACGGCACGGATCACGGGACCCTGCAAAAGGGCGTCGGGCACCTTTACGGATCGGCGTTGCCCGTGGGCGGTTCCGGTACCCATACGGTGCTCACCGGCCATACTGGACTGACCAACGCGACGTTGTGGGATAACCTCAACGAGGTTAACGAAGGCGACGCGGTCTACCTCAACACCTTCGGCGAGCCGATGAAGTATGAGGTGGACAAGATCGAGGTCGTGCTCCCTGAGGAGACGGATTCTCTCAACCCGGTGGAGGGCAAGGACCTTATCACGCTCATCACCTGTACTCCGTACGGCGTGAACTCCCACCGACTTCTCGTGCACGGTCACCGTGTGCCGATGGATGAGGCAGACCACAAGGCATTCGAGAATACCTCGGGCTTTGTGATGCAGTGGTGGATGTGGCTGGTGCTGGCTATCGTCGCGCTTATTTTGTTGAGCCTGTTGTGGTGGTTGCGCCGTAACAAGCGGAAGAATTCGCAGAACAATCAAGGCATTGAGGAGGGCGATCACCCGGATGCGCTCTAA
- a CDS encoding LPXTG cell wall anchor domain-containing protein, translated as MRSKISPFVAFACATGLSLSIFVGPALADARTVTGDVSAISVAAIDPSRAVSLSLQMTHPNPYNDQEPGQLPQGPMGGHIITVSRVSGVDLTTVAGWETAKKLTVAQAREKGLAEAARAQTDDSGRVSFFGLTPGLYLVEETVPSNPDVEYVATRPFLVTLPIGDGQNGVWDYDVELLAKTDKVPPGETTPPETLPETPTMPPFTPPDTPKESTPPEEPGPGPSDPPVVPTTSTSSVTPAPPVSGIPGEPGEPQGPLARALASTGASVVGLVLVAGGLVALGAVLSRRRKEDS; from the coding sequence ATGCGCTCTAAAATTTCCCCTTTCGTGGCGTTCGCCTGCGCCACGGGCCTGAGCCTGTCGATTTTCGTGGGACCGGCGTTGGCCGATGCCCGCACGGTGACTGGCGACGTCTCCGCCATCAGCGTGGCGGCCATTGACCCAAGCCGCGCGGTGTCGCTGTCTCTGCAGATGACGCACCCGAACCCGTATAACGATCAGGAGCCGGGGCAGTTGCCGCAGGGGCCGATGGGCGGTCACATCATCACTGTGTCGCGTGTCTCGGGCGTGGACCTGACCACTGTGGCAGGCTGGGAGACCGCAAAGAAGCTGACCGTAGCGCAGGCTCGGGAGAAGGGGCTGGCCGAAGCGGCCCGTGCCCAGACTGATGATTCTGGGCGTGTGAGTTTCTTTGGTCTCACCCCAGGGCTTTACCTTGTGGAGGAGACTGTTCCGTCTAACCCTGACGTTGAGTACGTGGCTACCCGTCCGTTCCTCGTCACGTTGCCTATCGGCGACGGACAAAACGGTGTGTGGGATTACGATGTGGAGCTTTTGGCCAAGACCGACAAGGTTCCGCCAGGGGAGACCACTCCACCGGAGACGCTTCCGGAGACCCCGACGATGCCGCCGTTTACTCCGCCGGACACTCCGAAGGAATCGACCCCGCCTGAGGAGCCGGGGCCGGGACCGTCGGACCCGCCGGTGGTTCCCACGACGTCGACAAGCTCCGTGACCCCAGCGCCGCCGGTGTCAGGGATACCGGGAGAACCTGGCGAGCCGCAGGGTCCGCTGGCTAGGGCGCTGGCATCGACTGGTGCCAGTGTGGTTGGCCTGGTTCTGGTGGCCGGAGGTTTGGTGGCTCTTGGTGCGGTGCTGTCGCGGCGACGTAAAGAAGATAGCTAA
- a CDS encoding MSCRAMM family protein, whose amino-acid sequence MDAEALLDIGRHMTPSHSPLLQRGKAITRALSLGLVVMFGCAGAAVAEDSSVGPAVVMGEDGQDDRLVIDENMLSEEMAEVADAKSTHPSSASSSASTSPSSSASSSSVEPTVSSTQKETSKAQASEPSLVNSPTEVESTEPTLLKPPSAESSAAEETPESPSVEVSTPTTVETSTQEDNAEASTSLTNEVTETTEAPETTAGEEDAIAALNGLSPEGIPDENDPLFSWMSEDAQPSNEAETEKESAAAEQESAAASSSAQKPAESRSMSRALAVAAAANLTCSPGSYYSTDLNGVVYRGTKSGTTYTAPTRTFQFRRNTLNYQGYPYYGSQVNGLGINSDGSIAYALDRFDWANTVDILRYNTATGTSTVPKRITIQAPRGTNFSTTGIVGGAVSKKTGDNDYYFGGFTTGQVSTQYWVPPRYEWRPFYDRYGRYLYHDWYQVGGGYYETVTEHTVRFNLWRYDAETNTVAYLGYTPVVTSYSPLPPANGDISFDAEGNLYVLYSTTSQSKIVPITKESIAAAESRLPVGIDDQKTNEYYELAAQATPALPGTGAVYYGMTFISDGTIVAQTDDNNGLPRYVNIDPATGKVVSSSLGYSGVGEHTDTAGCNSFPTIALEKDFQRANSNHEVKLEILQKGNNIPVGSAVTNGLEPDGSIREGRQDEFAGPVPARAGQTYILRETGTVREGTAGAAPNANEYNVTLQCVNDTTGAILPVTDVSTVTSPPTRQYEVVVPNSSTSVAAVTCKYVNKARVGTLTFNKTDTAKDGSISMLAGSEWELRQTDAPAGTTPRRFALKDCVAEIAEACLRENYDLNPAEGEFLVDNIPYGKYELVETKAPTGYELLKNPIPVTVDRGSVSLRPVNYNEKDLGNIDNVQITGTVIWQKLAENPNMPSDPSLLGGSTWTITPVDANNRPTGAARVIEDCIAAGCTEDLKDSDPSPGDFLIKGLPSGRYALQETKAPLGFRVDPTIRYFIVPDSGSVNVGSFVNDLIVEPTLPKTGSYGVAPLFAFAGLIIAVGLALGMRRQWLA is encoded by the coding sequence GTGGATGCGGAAGCACTGCTCGACATAGGACGCCATATGACCCCTTCACACTCCCCTTTATTGCAACGCGGAAAGGCTATTACCCGAGCCTTGAGTTTAGGTCTAGTGGTAATGTTCGGCTGCGCTGGTGCCGCAGTGGCGGAAGATTCCTCGGTCGGCCCAGCGGTGGTTATGGGGGAGGACGGGCAAGACGATCGTCTGGTCATCGACGAGAACATGCTCTCGGAGGAGATGGCTGAGGTAGCGGATGCTAAATCGACGCATCCTTCGAGCGCTTCTTCAAGTGCATCGACTTCACCTAGCTCAAGTGCTTCTTCTAGTTCGGTCGAGCCCACAGTTTCTTCCACTCAGAAGGAAACGTCCAAGGCTCAGGCTTCTGAACCCTCGCTAGTTAACAGCCCCACTGAGGTGGAGAGCACGGAACCGACTCTGCTGAAACCTCCGAGCGCTGAGTCCTCGGCTGCCGAGGAGACCCCTGAATCCCCCAGCGTAGAAGTTTCCACGCCAACTACTGTGGAAACTTCTACTCAAGAAGACAATGCAGAAGCCTCCACGAGCTTGACCAACGAGGTCACGGAAACCACCGAGGCCCCGGAGACGACCGCAGGTGAAGAAGATGCCATTGCGGCGCTGAACGGTTTGTCTCCCGAAGGCATTCCGGATGAAAACGATCCGTTGTTTTCTTGGATGTCCGAAGACGCTCAGCCGAGCAATGAAGCGGAAACTGAAAAGGAAAGTGCCGCAGCTGAGCAGGAGAGTGCCGCGGCTTCATCCAGCGCCCAAAAGCCTGCCGAGAGCCGTTCGATGTCGCGCGCACTAGCCGTTGCGGCGGCTGCCAACCTCACGTGTTCACCAGGTTCGTACTACAGCACGGATTTGAATGGTGTAGTTTATCGCGGCACGAAGAGCGGAACGACCTATACGGCTCCGACTAGGACCTTCCAATTCCGCCGTAACACCTTGAATTACCAGGGGTACCCTTACTACGGTTCACAGGTCAACGGACTGGGCATTAACTCCGACGGATCGATCGCCTACGCTTTGGATCGCTTTGACTGGGCAAATACCGTTGACATCCTGCGTTACAACACCGCAACCGGCACCTCTACGGTACCTAAGCGCATCACAATTCAGGCGCCGCGCGGCACCAACTTCAGCACCACCGGCATCGTGGGCGGTGCGGTGTCAAAGAAAACTGGAGATAACGACTACTACTTTGGCGGATTTACCACGGGACAGGTTTCCACTCAGTACTGGGTTCCGCCGAGGTACGAATGGCGTCCCTTCTACGATAGATATGGGCGTTACCTCTACCATGACTGGTACCAGGTGGGTGGCGGTTACTACGAAACGGTCACTGAACACACCGTGCGGTTTAACCTGTGGCGCTACGACGCTGAAACCAATACCGTCGCGTACCTGGGCTATACCCCGGTTGTCACCAGTTATTCCCCTTTGCCGCCAGCAAACGGCGACATCTCCTTCGACGCTGAGGGCAACCTTTACGTCCTCTACTCAACGACGTCGCAATCTAAGATTGTGCCGATCACCAAGGAATCGATTGCAGCCGCGGAGAGCCGGTTGCCCGTTGGTATAGACGATCAAAAGACCAACGAGTATTACGAACTCGCGGCACAGGCGACCCCTGCGCTCCCCGGAACAGGGGCTGTCTACTACGGTATGACGTTTATTTCCGATGGCACCATCGTTGCGCAAACCGATGACAATAACGGCTTGCCACGGTACGTCAACATCGACCCAGCAACCGGTAAGGTCGTCAGCTCCAGCCTGGGCTATAGCGGAGTAGGTGAACACACGGATACGGCTGGCTGTAACAGCTTCCCGACGATCGCTTTGGAAAAGGACTTCCAGCGCGCGAACTCGAACCACGAGGTTAAGCTGGAGATTCTCCAGAAAGGCAATAACATCCCAGTGGGCTCCGCCGTGACCAACGGCCTGGAGCCTGACGGATCCATTAGGGAGGGCCGTCAGGATGAGTTCGCAGGCCCGGTTCCGGCACGTGCGGGGCAGACCTACATCCTCCGAGAGACAGGCACCGTGCGTGAGGGCACCGCTGGCGCGGCCCCGAATGCCAACGAGTACAACGTGACTCTGCAGTGCGTGAATGACACGACAGGGGCCATATTGCCTGTCACGGACGTCAGCACTGTCACGTCACCGCCGACGCGGCAGTACGAAGTGGTGGTACCGAACTCTTCCACCAGCGTGGCCGCCGTGACCTGTAAATACGTCAACAAGGCACGCGTGGGTACGCTGACCTTCAATAAGACGGATACTGCGAAGGACGGATCAATTTCGATGCTGGCAGGTTCCGAATGGGAGCTGCGGCAAACCGACGCGCCCGCGGGCACGACACCTCGTAGGTTCGCGCTCAAGGACTGCGTGGCTGAAATTGCTGAAGCATGTTTGCGGGAAAACTACGACCTAAACCCCGCCGAAGGCGAGTTCTTGGTGGACAACATCCCGTATGGCAAGTACGAGCTGGTGGAGACCAAGGCGCCAACGGGCTACGAGCTTCTTAAAAATCCCATTCCGGTCACCGTTGATCGTGGATCCGTTAGCCTTCGGCCAGTCAACTACAACGAAAAAGATCTGGGCAATATCGACAACGTTCAGATCACTGGAACTGTGATTTGGCAGAAGCTCGCCGAGAACCCCAACATGCCGAGTGATCCGTCTTTGCTTGGTGGGTCAACGTGGACGATTACTCCCGTCGATGCCAACAACAGGCCGACCGGCGCCGCTCGCGTAATAGAGGACTGTATTGCTGCTGGTTGTACGGAAGACCTCAAGGATTCTGATCCGTCGCCGGGCGACTTCCTGATCAAGGGTCTTCCATCGGGGCGCTACGCGCTTCAAGAAACCAAGGCGCCTTTGGGATTCCGGGTAGATCCGACTATTCGCTACTTCATCGTCCCGGATTCGGGTTCGGTGAACGTCGGTTCGTTCGTCAACGATCTCATCGTTGAACCGACGCTGCCGAAGACTGGTTCTTACGGCGTGGCACCACTGTTCGCCTTCGCCGGGCTCATCATAGCCGTCGGCCTGGCCTTAGGGATGAGGCGACAATGGCTCGCATAA